The DNA window CGATTCCTTCAGCCCGCCGTATGCTGGGAGCGGGAGTATTGATCGGCCGGTCGACCAAAAAGCACGACGAGGCGATAAGGGCCGAGCAGGAAGGCGCCAGCTACGTGGGCGTCGGCCCGATCTTCGCTACTGATAACAAGCCGGAACAACCCATTGGCACGGCCCGATTGACCAAGGTTAGAGCTGTTGTCGGCTTACCGGTGGTGGCAATCGGTGGCATCAATGCCGGCAATATCGCCGAGTGTATCGAGGCGGGCGCGGAAGGAGTCGCGGTGATTGGAGCCGTAGCCATGGCTGATGACATGGTGGCCGCGACCGCTGCCCTGCGGAAAGTGCTGGATAAAGCCAGAGGGAAGTCCCGGCATGGAGTCGGGGCCAGAGGCGGAAAATGAAACCAACCCTGCTACAGAATATCCGCGAAGGCATAATTCCGGAACAATTGAACGCCGTTTCCAGCGACGAGCGTGTCGAAGTCGACACTCTGGCTGAAGACGTGCTGGCCGGAACCACTGTCATCCCGGCAGGAAGCAGCGGCCGGAAAGTACGCCCGACCGGCATCGGCCGAGGACTGCGAACGAAAGTAAACGCCAACATCGGTTCCTCTAGTGAATCAGTGTCTATGGATGACGAGATAGCGAAGCTGAATGCCGCGGCGGGGGCCGGCGCCGACGCCGTCATGGATCTCTCCAGTGGTGGAGACGTCGACGCGATGCGAAAGGCGTTATTGGCCGGATCCGATCTTCCCTTTGGGACTGTGCCGATCTATGAAGCAACCGTAGCCGCCCGTGAAAGAAACGGAAGCATGGTCGCCATGGATCTGGAAGATCTGCTGGCGGTTGTCGAAAGACAGGCATCCGAGGGCGTTGATTTCATGACCATTCATGCGGGACTCACGCGGTCGGCTCTCGACCAGTTGCATAGCCAGGGGCGCCTTATGGATGTAGTCAGCCGCGGCGGCGCCTTCATGATCGCCTGGATGCTGCACCACGATCGCGAGAACCCCTTTTACGAGGCGTTCGACCGTCTCCTCGAAATCCTGGCGCGATGGGATGTCACCCTGAGCCTGGGTGACGGCTTGCGGCCGGGTTGTCTGGCCGACGCCAGCGACCGGGCCCAGTTCAGCGAACTCGTCATTCTGGGAGAGCTGGCCAAGAGGGCGCGCGAATCAGGCGTCCAGGCCATGATCGAGGGTCCGGGGCACATTCCACTGAATGAGGTCGAGGCCAACGTCAAGATCGCCAAAAAGCTTACCGGGGGAGCTCCCCTTTATGTTCTGGGCCCCCTGGTCACCGATGTCGCTCCCGGCTACGACCATGTGACAGCAGCCATCGGCGGCGCCCTGGCGGGTGCGGCCGGTGCTGATTTTCTTTGTTATGTGACTTCCGCTGAACATCTGGGATTGCCTTCTGTGGAAGATGTCCGTCAGGGAGTAGTGGTGTCCCGGATAGCAGCGCACGCAGCCGATGTGGCCAAGGGCGTTCCTGGAGCGATGGAATGGGACCGGAAAATGGCCATGGCCCGTAAGGCGCTGGACTGGAACGGCCAGATCGAGCTTTCAATCGATCCCGAGACGGCGCGCTCCATTTATGAGGACCGGCAGAGCGGTTCGGTCGATGGCTGCAGTATGTGCGGCGAGCTTTGCGCGATGAAAGTAGTATCAGATCATCTTGGCGTCAGGGAGGGAGAGATCTCGGGTTGCTAGTAGGCGATCTCGGAGAGGAAGCGCTTCTCAAGGAGCTGCGCAGTCTCTTCGCGGCAGCCGGGCCCGGCCTGCTCACCGGCATCGGTGACGACGCCGCAGTGATAACCATGCCTCGATCGGCTGAGGGCGTCTGGACGACAGATCTGTTGCTGGAAGGCATTCATTTTCAGCTCGGCTGGCAGACGCCGGCTCAACTCGGCCGCAAAAGCCTCGCGGTAAATCTCAGTGACATAGCTTCAATGGGCGCCACGCCCAGATTCGCCATGCTGTCTATTTCCTGCGCCAACGACACTCCCGCTGACTATATATTCGAATTTTGCCAAGGATTTGCAGGTCTGGCTGCTGAGGAAGAAGTTCTTGTTATCGGCGGCGACACGACGGCGTCGACAGGTCCCTTCACAATAAGCGTCACCGTTGGCGGCTATGTCGAGGCGGGGGCGGCCGTGTTGCGTTCCGGGGCCGCGGTTGGCGATTCGATCCTCGTCACCGGAAATCTGGGATCGGCGGCTGCCGGGTTAAAACTCCTGCGAAAAGGAGTTGCGGAAAAGTACAGCGATCTGACTGCCGCCTTTCGTGAACCTAGTGCAAAGATCGCTGCCGGCAAGGCGGCGGCGGCAGCCGGAGCGACGTCGATGACTGATATTAGCGACGGCCTTGCCACTGACCTGCGGCACATCTGTGAGGAGAGCGGCGTCGGCGCCATGATCGAGAGCTGGTCGCTGCCGGCGCTGCCGTCACTGGCCTCGGCGGTTGCCGACTTCAGATGGGACGAACGGGAACTTAAGCTGACCGGAGGCGAGGATTACGAGCTTCTCTTCACACTGCCCGGAGCTGTCTCCGAACAGGTCAAATCGCTGATCGCCACTGCGGCGTCGGTAGCGGTCACTGTCATAGGCGAGATCATGCCGGCTGAATACGGAATCAGGCTGGTCGACCAGACCGGAGGGGGATGGGCTATGCCTGCCCACGGCTACGAGCATTTCGATGACGATGTCTGACAGGCCTCCAACGGCAGTCTTGACCGTCGCCGGTTCCGATCCCAGCGGTGGCGCCGGTATCCAGGCGGACCTGAGCGTATTCATGTATCTGGGTCTGCAGGGCTTCAGCGTCATTACTGCCGTGACTGCCCAGAACACACGCGGGGTGCAGCGCATCTTTCCACTCGGACGCGAGCATGTTTCGGCGCAGCTAGAATCAGTTACCGCTGATTTCAAGCCTGCCGTTACAAAGACCGGCATGTTGCCGACGGTTGACATCATCGAAGAGGTCGGTCAGAGGAGCGCCCGGGGACAACTGGGGAAACTCGTAATCGATCCGGTTCTGGCCAGCACCGGCGGCGTACGGCTGTCTGCCGATGAATGCGCTTCATATCTTGTAAGTAATCTGCTTCCCCGATGCTCGCTGGTGACACCCAACCTTTTTGAGGCGGAGATGCTATCAGGCCGCAGCATACGCACTGAGCAGGATGCGATGGAAGCGGCAAGAGCACTGGTGGACGCGGGGGCCGGCAGCGCCTGTGTGACCGGCGGGCATTGGCCCGGAAATCCTGTAGACTTTGTCTTCGATGGACAGATAATGCACAAGTTTGAGGGACAGCGCATTAAAACACAGGCGCCGGTCCACGGCACCGGATGTGTATTTTCTTCGGCCGCAGCCGGCTATCTGGCGCGAGGCTTTACGGTTGTCGATGCCGTCGAGAACGCCAAGACATTGGTGGAGCGCGCCATAAACAGCGCTACTACCAATGGTTCGGGCATGATGCTGCCCTCGCTCCGCTCCGATAACTGACTCCCTGCGGGGCAGACCCGGCTTGAACCTTGGCTGCCCAACAATTAACCTGTACATCCAGACGCGCTCATGCGCGCCTTCCCCCAAAAGCGAAAGAGGAACGTCAGTTTGAAGATCCTGAAGCTGGGCGACAGAGGCAAGGAAGTGCTCGACGTCCAGTCACGACTCTGCAGTCTGGGCTACGACGTCGGCACCGACGGCGTTGACGGCTACTTCGGCGAGGATACGCGGTCGGCCGTGCTTACCTTCCAGCAAGCCAGCGGCCTTGTTGCCGATGGTATCGTTGCTGACAATACCTGGTGTGAGCTGGTGGAAGCCGGTTACAAGGCAGGAGAGCGGTTGCTGTATTTGCGCATCCCGCCTTTCCGCGGCGCCGATGTTCTTTCCGTGCAGAAATCACTAAATTGCCTTGGATTCAACGCCGGTCCCGAGGATGGCATCTTCGGGCAGTCGACCGAGCATGCAGTGCTTGACTTCCAGAAGAATTCTGGTCTGGTGATGGACGGGATGGTCGATGAATCGGTGCTCAAACTGATGGCGAAAGTCACCAAGGACGAGCCGCATTCCGCCGAGGTCAAGATTCCCGACCGCAATGGTGGTTATGCGGTGGGCCGTTCATTGGCCGATGTTGTGATCGTCATCGACCCCGGACATGGGGGAGACGACTTTGGTTATTCCGAGGGAAACCTTCTGAGTGAAAAAGACCTGAATCTGAAAACGGCGCTGTTACTGGCCAAGGCTCTGGAATCGCTCGGCTCGAAGGTAATTTTGACTCGCAGCAGCGATACGACGGTTCCGCTGTACGAACGTCCGGCGATCGCAAATGCGGCTGGGGCGGACATCTTTCTCAGCATCCATCACAACAATGGCAGCGCCAGCGCGCAGGGAGCCATAGGACATTATTTTTGCAGGCAGGGTTATTTTTCAGAGGCCGGCAGCGTGCTGGCCCAGATGATCGTCGACCGGCTGGCTATGGAATTGAGTGTAGAGGCATTACCCGTTTTAGGCCGTAATTATGCCGTTTTACGGGAAACCGAGATGACTGCCGTCATGGTGGAGCCGATGTTCATGACCTCGCCTGGGGAGACGAAAATCGATTCGGATGAGCTTGCAAGGAGGGAATCTGAAGCCATTCTGGCGGGCCTAAGGGAATATTTCACCAATTAATCAGTGGAATTACCCATTTAAATGCCGCTATTTGCGAGATTTTGCATAAAAAATTACTCTGCGATTTGACTTCCATTTTATGCCCTGTTAAGGTTCACAAGGTTTTTGAGTCATCGAAGCCAACTGACCGACGCCGATGCAGACGTCCTAAAGGAGGCGTATAACATCAGGTTTAAGCTACACTCATTATCAGCAAAAAGCAGAGCCCCCTTCAACGCAACCCCAAATAACTCCCTCAGAAGGCTCACCGTCTTCCTACTTTGTCTCCCCTTAATTTTCCTGATCGGTTTGATGGTATCAACTACCTTCGCTGGTGCCGATCCTGCGGGTGACATAGCGGCCAAGCAAACCCAGGCCGAATCGGTCAAGTCCCAGATCGCAAGCCTTAACGGAGAACTCGAAGCAAAGGTGGAGAGCTACAACGAGGCCAATATCCAGCTTGCCCAGATCAATGACAGGATCACGGACAATCAGGCCAAGCTTGACGCAGCCATCGTCCAACTGGGCGAGATGCAGGACCGCCTCGAGCAGCGTGTGGTCAAGATCTATCGCAACGGGGACGTCAATGTCCTCGATGTGCTTATGGATACCAGCGATCTCAATGAATTCCTGACGAAATACGACATGCTGACCAAGGTCGGCGAGCAGGACCGCGACGACCTGGAGCAGGTCAAGATGCTGAAGGACCAGGTAGAGGAAGCAAAGGTTCAGCTTGCCAGCGATCAGTCTACCCAATCAGGCCTCGTCGATTCACTGGCCAGCGAGAAAGCTGACATCGAAGCAGGACTCGGCCAGAGGCAGCAGATGCTCTCAGGCATCGAAGGCGAGATCTCCCAGCTGCAGGCGCAGCAGCAGGCCCAGCAGGCGGCCGCACTCGCGGCGCAGCAGCAGGCGGCAGCAGCCGATAACAGCGGCGGTGGCGGCGGCGATGTCGGCGGGCGTGTAGGTCCGCTCAATCCTTCCACCGCGGGCGGAGTTGTCGGGATCGCCATGCAATATCTTGGTGTGCCTTATGTATGGGGCGGTGCTTCACCTTCCGGATTTGATTGCTCCGGCCTGGTGATGTACGTATATGCCCAGGTAGGCATCTCACTGCCGCACGGCGCCACAGCCCAATACGCAGCGGGCACGCCGATATCCTATGATGAGCTACAGCCTGGAGACCTGGTCTTCTTTGGCTCCGGCGGCGGCTACATGAGCCACGTCGGCATCTACATCGGCGGCGGTTCGATGATTCACGCACCGTTTGAAGGCACGGTTGTGCAGATCGGCTCCGTGAGTTCTGGCGGTACCTTCAGAGGCGCTGCCAGGTTCTAGACTGAAACCATATAGATATCAAAAGAGCCCGGTTGAGAGATCGGGCTCTTTTTAGTGGATAAAGGAAAAAGGTCCGAGGAAGGCTAGAGGTCTTGGTTGATATAAGCGAAGAAGGTCAGGTCAGGGTGAGGTTCGCTCCCAGCCCAACCGGGCATCTGCATGTCGGCGGCGCTCGAACCGCCCTCTACAACTGGCTCTATGCCAGAGGCAGCAGTGGAGATTTCGTGTTGCGCATCGAGGACACAGATCTTTCCCGCTCGACCGATGAATCGATTCGCCAGATCGTATCGAGCCTGAGCTGGCTGGGCCTTGACTGGGATGAGGGCCCTGGAGCCGGAGGGCCGGCCGGCCCCTACCGTCAGATGGAGAGGATGGCGATCTATGAAGAGGTCGCCGGCCGTCTGCTTGACGAAGGCAAGGCATACCGCTGCTATTGCACAGCCGAAGAGCTGGAAGCATCCAGGGCGGAGGCAAAGGCCGCGGGGCGTGCCTTCGTTTACACGGGCCGCTGCCGCCAGCTAGAGCCCACTGACGAGCAGAGCATGATCGAGGCAGGGCGGAAGGCTGTCATCCGCCTGAAGACTCCCTCGAGCGGTACAACCGTCGTCAGGGACGGAATCAAAGGCAAGGTCGAGTTCGACAACGCTCTCATCGGTGATTTCATCATCGTTCGCTCTTCCGGCGTACCCACATATAATTTCGCCGTCGCTGTCGACGACAATTGCATGCGGATCACTCACGTCATACGCGGCGACGACCATCTGCCGAATACTCCCCGTCAGCTGATCCTCTTCGAGGCGATGGGGAAGACTCCCCCGATATATGCGCATCTGCCGTTGATCCTCGGACCGGACCGGACGCCTCTTTCAAAGCGGCATGGCGCCTCATCGGTAGAAGAATTCCGTTCGCGAGGCTATGTGCGCGAGGCGCTATGCAATTATCTGGCGCTGCTGGGCTGGAGTTTCGACGCCGAGACAACTCTCTTCAGCGTCGAAGAGCTGATCGAAAAATTCTCGCTGGAGAGGGTTGGAAACACGGCGGCTGTTTTTGACACGGAAAAACTTCTGTGGATGAACGGTCAGTACATAAGATTGCTGGAACCGCGGGAGCTGGCGTCGCGTATCGAGGAATTCCTCGAAGGAACGCCTCTGGCAGGACTGCCCGGGAAAGACGGCAGGCCCACCGTGTTGGAACTGGTGCCTCTGGTCCAGGAGAAGATGAAAACGCTTGTAGACTTCGGGGAACTCACGGACTTCTTCTTCCTCCCCCTGGAGTTTGAGGAACAGGCGATGCAGAAGTTGAAGAAAGATGACAATGCCCCACGGGTACTTGCCGCGGCCATCGAAGCCCTGCGTGAGCTCGAGCCCTACACCCGTGAAGTGATTGAGCAAAAGGTGAGGGAGACCGCGGATGCGCTCGATCTTAAGCTCGGGAAGTTCCTGCAGCCTATCCGCATCGCCTTGAGCGGCAAGACGGTTACGCCGGGCATGTTCGAGACGCTGGCGATGCTCGGACGTGACGAGAGTATAAGACGGCTTGGCGATGCAGCCGCCGTGCTGTGAAATGCTTAAGTCGTTTTTTGCCAAGCGCTTGGCAATTTTTCGCGGCCCGCAGATTGAATCTGGCCACCTCAGGGTAAATCAGAATATTATCCGGTTTTACTGGGAGGTATGATCGTGGCGCCGATTCAGCTCAAAGAAGGAATCTATTGGGTGGGAGTTGTGGATTGGGACATCCGGGATTTTCACGGCCTCTCCACCGATGCAGGCAGCTCCTACAATGCCTATCTCGTCGTTGATGAAAAGATTGCCCTGATCGATGCAGCCGATCCTGCCGGCGGCGCTGGCACCCTCTTGCGCCATATCGCCGAGATTGTTGACCCAGCGACGATCAACTACGTTATCTCAAATCATTCCGAACCGGATCACTCTGGCGCCCTTTCGGAGGTCATGAAGGTCGCAACCCAAGCCACACTCCTTGCCAGCAAAGACGGCGTTAAGCGGCTGGGCCAGATGTACCATCAGGAATGGAGTTTCAGGGAAGTGGGGGATGGCGAGAAGCTGTCTTTGGGCAAGCGCACGCTAAAATTCTTCAACACGCCCCTGCTGCACTGGCCGGAGACGATGTTCACATACTGCCCTGAAGAAAAAATTCTCTTCAGCTGTGACGCTTTCGGCTCGCATGTCGCCAGCACCGAACGCTTTGTCGACGAGGTCGGCACCGATCTTGTGTTGCCGCATCTGCGAAAGTACTATGCTTTCCTGCTCGCCTGTTTCCGCAAGGCCGTCCTGGGGGCGATGGACAAGGTCAAGGATCTGGAGATCGACATGATTGGCCCTTCTCACGGGCCGGTGTGGCGTCGGGACATCGATATACTTTTCAGGCATTACCGCAGTTGGGCCACCCTGGAAGTCGCGGACAAGGCCACGATCGTTTACGGAACCATGTGGGGCGCTACACAGACCATGGTCGGCGCTGTCGCTGACGGTCTCAAGGCGGGCGGCCTCGAATGCAGGGCCTGGAACGTGAAGAATACCGACGCCAGCGACATCGTCTCGGATCTGCTGGATAGCCGGCTTATACTGATGGCGTCGCCGACGTTTGTCAGCGGCATCTATCCTCCGATCGAAGCGTTCATACCTTATCTGCGAATCCCCAGGGATAAGACCAAGAAGCTGGCCGTGTTCGGTTCCTTCGGCTGGAGTGGGGGAGCCACGCGCAAGCTTACGGAGATCCTGAGGGCTGAAGGGTATGAGGTCATGGACGATGCCCTGCAGCAGCGGTTCTTCCCGGGGGTTGATGAGGTCCGGGAGTGTTACGAGTTCGGCCGCGGCGCTGCTGAGTGGGCAAGAGGGAAAGAAAGTGCTAGCGCATAGGGGAGAGCTTGAACCTGAAAGAAAGTGGTAGCGCATAGGGGATTTGAACCCCTGCTACCGCCGTGAGAGGGCGGCGTCCTAGGCCACTAGACGAATGCGCCGTATAAAACCAGCCCGGACATTTTACACAGCGACGTCGCGCCTTTCAAATCGCACTACGGCGGCGGCTGTGCTGACAAGCACGATTCCCGTCAGAATCGCCAGATCCACCCAGGCGAAATCGACATTATGCAGATAGCGGTACGGGTCCCAGTAATAGAACAACGAGAGAAAGTGCACATGGCTGATGGTGTCGTTGAGCTTGGCCAGAATGTCCAGCGCATAGGAAAAGATGATTATCCCCAGCGAGACGAAGATCGCCACGCCCCTCGTATTGAAAATGGTAGAGAAAAAGAACGTCAGCGAGCCGATGGCTGAAAAGAACAGGAAAGCCGGCAGGATGAAAGCGAGCAGGCCGGTGAAATTAAAATTGTCAGCCACCAACGGAGCGCCGATGGCTATGGGCGCGAACGTGGCTGCGATCAGAAACATGGTGCCAAGCTCAAAGAACATGTGGCGTGTGACCAGAACGGCGCGGCGCGAGACCGGCTGAGCCAGAAGAAGCTCCATCGTCCCCTTTTCAATCTCGAGTGCGATGGCGCCGGTAGCGATGCTGACGCAGAATGCGGTCATCACAACGACCCACATCTGGTTGAAGTATTCAACCGAGAGGAACCCGTCAAAGGTCGAGAAGGTAAGGCTCTCGCCTCCGAAGGCCTTTCTGATGCTCTCCGGATAGCTTTCCCAGAGCTGGTTGAGCGTGTTGACGTTTTCTTTCAGGGACGGCCAGATGGCCACTACGAAGATCGCATAGGCAGCGACGCCCAGAGCGTATACCAGGATGGAAATGCGTTTGTCGGCGATGGTTCGTCTCAGCAGGTTCAGGTTCATGACCGTTCCTCGCCGCCTTCCTGCCCGTAGAAGCTCATAAAGAAATCCTCCAGGCTGGGCTGGGCAAACGTCAGGTCTTCGACCGGGTGATTCGCTATCTGTTTGATCAGAGAGTCGATGTCGCCCTTGATGGTGATCCTCATATGGCTGTTTAGCTCCTGTACCGCCAGGACCTGCGGCAGCCGCTCGAACTCCTCCGGAGGCACGTGGTCGCGGAAGACAACGTCCATGTGACGGATCTTGTTCTGGCGCAACTCTTCGATGGCGCGCACATCCACCAGGCGACCCTGCCTGACGATACCGACGCGGTCGCACGCGCGCTCGATCTCGGAAAGGATATGCGAGGAGAGAAAAACCGTGTGGCCGCGGTTCCTGAATTCCCCCAGGATGGTATAGAACTCCTGCTGCATCAGCGGGTCGAGCCCGAGGGTAGGCTCGTCGAGGATAAGGAGTTCGGGGTCGTGCATCATTGCCACGACGATCGCGACTTTTTGCCGGTTTCCGCGCGAAAGTGATTTGACCTTCTTGTTGACATCAAGGTCGAGCCTTTCTATCAGCTCGCCGCGGAGGGGATCGGGTCCAGGCCGGTAGCGGTCAATATAATCGATGAGATCGTGGACGTGCATGTTCTCATACAGGTTGACGTCACCAGGTATGTTGCCGACGTGCATCTTGATCTGGACCGACTGGCTCCAGGCATCCAGGCCCAGCACTGAAGCGCTCCCGGCGGTAGGCTTAAGGAAGCCCATGAGCAGTCTGATGGTGGTGGTCTTGCCGGCGCCGTTGGGACCCAGAAAGCCAAAGATCTCGCCGTGGCCGATCTCGAGGTTGAGGCCTTCGATGCCGCGGTTCGGCCCGTAGAATTTGGTCAGGCCGCTGCAGACAATATTTGGCCGGTCGTCATTTAGGCTCATGGCAGATGCAGGTCTTTCATCGATGGCCGTAATCTACCCGGGTCGGCAGGATGCCAAGCCTTGCCGGTGGAGCATTTTAAGAGAGTGGTGAAGAGAGCTGGCTGAGGCGGGAGAATTCGAACCTCCACCGGCGGATCCAGAATCCCCCCTTCTACCATTAGACGACGCCTCATAACTGGCGGCGAATAGCTTAACACAGGACGATTGCGGCTGCCAGGGAGCGGTGGACGGCAGGGTGCCAGGTCAAGAATGATGCTGGATTTCCGAAGAAATTCATAGGAGGCAATTCCCCAGTGGCTGGCATATCCGGACCGGGAGGCAAATTCTGATGAAAAACATCGATGTATTATTGCAGGCAATGGTGCAGCGTGGAGCGTCCGACCTGCATCTGAAATCCGGCAGTCCGCCGGTAATACGTGTTGACGGGGAGCTCTACTCGTTGGGTGAAGAGGAAATCACGCCGGAGGGCATGAAGGAATACGCAGCCTCGGTGATGACCGACAAGCAAATTGCCATCTTTTCCGATCAGAACGAAATCGATTTCGCGTACGGAGTCCAGGATGTGGGCCGTTTTCGCGTTAACATCTTCCGGCAGCGCGGCAGCATCAGCATCGCCATGCGGCAGGTGGTCAGCAAGATCCCCGGATTCGATGAGCTGAACCTGCCATTGGTTTTGCAGCGCCTTTCGCTAGAGCCCAGGGGCCTGATACTGGTAACAGGCACCACCGGCAGCGGCAAGACGACAACATTAGCGGCAATGATCGATTATATCAATTCCAATATACGCCGCCATATCGTCACGGTTGAAGACCCGATAGAAATCCTTCACAGCGATAAAAAATCGATGATCAACCAGCGCGAGATCGGAATCGACACTCGCAGTTATTCGACCGCTTTGAAATACGTACTGCGACAGGACCCCGATGTGATCTTCATCGGTGAGATGCGTGACCTGGAAACAGTGCGCACGGCCATGACCGCTGCGCAGACAGGCCACTTGGTCCTGAGCACTCTACATACGATCGATGTCAGTGAGACCATAAACCGTATCATTGACTTCTTCCCCTTGCATCAACAGAAGCAGGTGAGGATTCTGCTCGCCGGTTCTCTGCGCGGGATCATCTCCCAGCGGCTGCTGCCGCGAGCCGACGGCAAGGGGCGAGTGCCGGCGCTCGAGCTGATGATCATGACCAAGAGGATCAGAGACCTGGTTCTTGATCCTGAGCACACGCACAAGATCGAAGACGCTATACGCGAAGGCGATTACTACGGCATGCAGACCTTCGATCAATCGCTCCTGTCACTCTATAGCAGGGGTTTGGTAACGCTGCAGGATGCCGTACAGGTTGCATCCAATCCACATGATTTCAAACTCATGGCCCAGCAGGAAGGCTATGACGTCTCGCTGATAAGCGGCGTGGTGTAAGGGATCAAGGGAACTGAAAAAGGGGACCCACCAGGGGTGGGGGTCCCTTTTTTGTGCGAAATAAACCTTAGGCTATACAGGCGCTGCTGCGTAAAGTGAAGGGCTTTCGTGCTACAATATCGAGCGGTGCCGGGGTCGATTGCCGGTTCCTGAAGCATTTATTCCCGACGTCGGGGTGTGGCTCAGCCTGGTAGAGCGCACGGTTCGGGACCGTGAGGCCGGCGGTTCAAATCCGCCCACCCCGACCAAACTTGACTTATTCAAACTATCGCCAGTAAAAAGCTCGTGGAAGAGATCGCTGTATTCAGGGTCTTTTAATTTCTCGTCAATGTCGCCGACGAATATTTTGTCAAAGAAGGTCTGATTCAATAGCCGCCTGTTGTCAGGCTGGGCCTTTAGATAAGCCTCGTGGCAGTTTCCGGCTAGGTCTATGGCTCTTTCCAGGAGCTCCTGTACATTCTCATGCTTGCCATCTAGGATTTTTAGATTCTCTTCGCAATCAGTGATTTCATTAACCAGCCGTTCCTGTTCGCCCTTCAAAATATCGATAGCAATGGCTTCGGCGTAATATGCTTCAACTAACTTGTATCTCTTATCTGTCAATTCATCAATTTTCTTGGTCAGCCTTTTTCTTTGCAGGATTGAAGAAGCGGATTGATTGACTATCTCCTCTTCCAGCTTTACTTTCAGCTCTTTAACTGTTTCCGGTGGAAGCTGGATGTTCTTGTATAGGTCCTCGATCTTCTTTTCCACCCACAGGGCGTCAACGTATTTCTGGGAGCAGCCGTTATGGCGTTTCTGGCCCAAGCAGTAGAAATAAGGATACTTACCCTTGGCTAGCAGGAAGGAAAGTCTCGAACCGCATTCAGCACAGTAGATGGTGCCCTTTAGATAATGAGGATGTTTTCTCTTTCTCACCCCAGCCTGGTCCCGGCTTCTTAGCATCTGTCGCACTCTCTCAAACTGTGCCGGTTCGACAATCGGTTCATGCAGGCCCGGATACTCGACGTTCCGGTATCTGACAGTCCCCATATAGAACCTGTTTTGGAGCAGCGAGGCGATTGATGACTTACAGAACTCAGGATAAGGCCGCTTTTTTGAAAAGCTGTTTCTCAGTCCCTTCTTGGCCATTATCTTTTGAATCTCAGCCAACGAGTAATTGCCGGTAGCGTAGAGATCGAAGCATTCTTTAACCAGCGGGGCCATATCCTCATCAAGTATTACTCTGGCGATGCTTTTGCCCTCGATTGTGTCTCTGACGTTTTTGTAGCCGACCGGGGCTCTTGTAACCATTCCGCCCGACTTGGCTTTTTGAAGAAGACCTTTTTTCACTTCCGCTGACAAATTAGCGGAGTAGAACTCAGCCATAAGAGCATGAATGCCCTCCACGAAGTGTCCAGAGGCTGAGTCTTCGATATTTTCAACCACCGACACCAGCTGCGCTCCGGAGCGCGTTAAAACGGCTTTGATGGCCACATGGTCCGACATATTCCTGGCCAGGCGGTCAATCTTATGGATTATTACAGCGTCGATATCTTTCTTCTTTATCCTTGAGAGCATTTCCTGAAGCTGAGGGCGGGCTGTGCTTCTTGCCGATTCGCCCCTGTCGGCG is part of the Actinomycetota bacterium genome and encodes:
- a CDS encoding ABC transporter ATP-binding protein, with translation MSLNDDRPNIVCSGLTKFYGPNRGIEGLNLEIGHGEIFGFLGPNGAGKTTTIRLLMGFLKPTAGSASVLGLDAWSQSVQIKMHVGNIPGDVNLYENMHVHDLIDYIDRYRPGPDPLRGELIERLDLDVNKKVKSLSRGNRQKVAIVVAMMHDPELLILDEPTLGLDPLMQQEFYTILGEFRNRGHTVFLSSHILSEIERACDRVGIVRQGRLVDVRAIEELRQNKIRHMDVVFRDHVPPEEFERLPQVLAVQELNSHMRITIKGDIDSLIKQIANHPVEDLTFAQPSLEDFFMSFYGQEGGEERS
- the gltX gene encoding glutamate--tRNA ligase, coding for MVDISEEGQVRVRFAPSPTGHLHVGGARTALYNWLYARGSSGDFVLRIEDTDLSRSTDESIRQIVSSLSWLGLDWDEGPGAGGPAGPYRQMERMAIYEEVAGRLLDEGKAYRCYCTAEELEASRAEAKAAGRAFVYTGRCRQLEPTDEQSMIEAGRKAVIRLKTPSSGTTVVRDGIKGKVEFDNALIGDFIIVRSSGVPTYNFAVAVDDNCMRITHVIRGDDHLPNTPRQLILFEAMGKTPPIYAHLPLILGPDRTPLSKRHGASSVEEFRSRGYVREALCNYLALLGWSFDAETTLFSVEELIEKFSLERVGNTAAVFDTEKLLWMNGQYIRLLEPRELASRIEEFLEGTPLAGLPGKDGRPTVLELVPLVQEKMKTLVDFGELTDFFFLPLEFEEQAMQKLKKDDNAPRVLAAAIEALRELEPYTREVIEQKVRETADALDLKLGKFLQPIRIALSGKTVTPGMFETLAMLGRDESIRRLGDAAAVL
- a CDS encoding ABC transporter permease: MNLNLLRRTIADKRISILVYALGVAAYAIFVVAIWPSLKENVNTLNQLWESYPESIRKAFGGESLTFSTFDGFLSVEYFNQMWVVVMTAFCVSIATGAIALEIEKGTMELLLAQPVSRRAVLVTRHMFFELGTMFLIAATFAPIAIGAPLVADNFNFTGLLAFILPAFLFFSAIGSLTFFFSTIFNTRGVAIFVSLGIIIFSYALDILAKLNDTISHVHFLSLFYYWDPYRYLHNVDFAWVDLAILTGIVLVSTAAAVVRFERRDVAV
- a CDS encoding FprA family A-type flavoprotein, with translation MAPIQLKEGIYWVGVVDWDIRDFHGLSTDAGSSYNAYLVVDEKIALIDAADPAGGAGTLLRHIAEIVDPATINYVISNHSEPDHSGALSEVMKVATQATLLASKDGVKRLGQMYHQEWSFREVGDGEKLSLGKRTLKFFNTPLLHWPETMFTYCPEEKILFSCDAFGSHVASTERFVDEVGTDLVLPHLRKYYAFLLACFRKAVLGAMDKVKDLEIDMIGPSHGPVWRRDIDILFRHYRSWATLEVADKATIVYGTMWGATQTMVGAVADGLKAGGLECRAWNVKNTDASDIVSDLLDSRLILMASPTFVSGIYPPIEAFIPYLRIPRDKTKKLAVFGSFGWSGGATRKLTEILRAEGYEVMDDALQQRFFPGVDEVRECYEFGRGAAEWARGKESASA
- a CDS encoding PilT/PilU family type 4a pilus ATPase, which translates into the protein MKNIDVLLQAMVQRGASDLHLKSGSPPVIRVDGELYSLGEEEITPEGMKEYAASVMTDKQIAIFSDQNEIDFAYGVQDVGRFRVNIFRQRGSISIAMRQVVSKIPGFDELNLPLVLQRLSLEPRGLILVTGTTGSGKTTTLAAMIDYINSNIRRHIVTVEDPIEILHSDKKSMINQREIGIDTRSYSTALKYVLRQDPDVIFIGEMRDLETVRTAMTAAQTGHLVLSTLHTIDVSETINRIIDFFPLHQQKQVRILLAGSLRGIISQRLLPRADGKGRVPALELMIMTKRIRDLVLDPEHTHKIEDAIREGDYYGMQTFDQSLLSLYSRGLVTLQDAVQVASNPHDFKLMAQQEGYDVSLISGVV